Below is a genomic region from Isosphaeraceae bacterium EP7.
TTCAGCGGTTTCGACGAGTTGGGCCCGCTGGTTGTGACACGTTTCTCCAGGAACCATGGCCGGGTCGTGTTTGCGACTCGAATCGAGGATCGGCCCCGAGGGTTGCGAGAATCTGGCGGCAGATCAGGCCAAGACTCCATCAGGGACGACGAAAGCCCTTCAGAGATCGACCCGCGGTCCAGGTAGGGAATCGATCATGTCGACCAGGGTGGCTGGCTGTGCTCTCATCGCTCTCGCGGTGTTCGTTTTCGCATGCCTGACGATCTGGAAGGGGACTGACCCGCGAATTTCCACGAAGGACGGCCTGCTCGACGTCTTGGTTTATGGGAATGGCCGGCCGCAGAAGTGGGGGCAACTCAGGCCGGAAGGGGCCGGAAGCAATGCCATCCGGTCGCTCATCGAGACGAAGCGAGGACAATGGTCCCTCAGCTTGGTCTCGTATGTCCCCGTGCTTTGCCTGAAATCTCGCTCATTCACGATCAATATCCATCAAAATTTGATGATTATCAATTTCGGGGCCGCAAGCGGATCGCCCCGGCAGGTCGTCTGCCCCTTGACCGACATCGAGTTTGAGCGAGTCCGGATGGCCATTTTTGAAAGCATCGGAGAGCGGCCGACCGGTCCCGTCAAGTCACACCTCGACTTCGAGCCTTCGGAGTTGCCCGAACGAATCGGCGCCGCCCCACTCTGCGATCCTGCATGATTCTCGGAACTCCCTCGTTTAGACTGATCGCTCAAGGTGTGCGACCCGCGGCCCTCTCCCGCGACACCCCGGAGCAATCACCCGATGAACACTCTTCAAGCCATTTTGCGCCGTCAACCACGGGCGGGCGGCCTGGCCCTGGTGCTGCTCGCGTTCGGATTGATGGCCGGGGCCGCTGAGATCCCCAGGCCGGAGCACCCTCGGCCCGACGCGGTCCGACCTCACTGGGCCAACCTCAACGGCCCCTGGCAGTTTCGATTCGACGCCGAAGACAAGGGCAAGCAGGCCGGCTTGCAGAAGCCGGGGGCCCAGGGTTTTGACCGCTCGATCGTGGTGCCGTTCTGCTGGGAGAGCGAGCTTTCGGGGATCCACCAACCGAAAGGCACGTCCAAAATCGGCTGGTATCGCAGGTCGTTCGACGTGCCCGCCACGTTCCCCAAGGATCAACGCGTCTGGATTCACTTCGACGCGGTCGACTACCGGGCCGACGTCTGGGTCAACGGCGTCCACGTTGCCGAGCACGAGGGGGGCTACAGCCCGTTCTCGGCCGAGATCACCGACGCACTCGCAACCGGTGGCGGCAATGTCCTCGTCGTCAGGGCGTTCGACCCCACCGATCCGTCGCTCCCGACCGGCAAGCAGGTCGGATGGTACACGCCCACCTCGGGCATCTGGCAGACCGTCTGGCTGGAAGCCCGTCCCCGGGCATTCGTCGAACGATGGGCGGTGCGCACCGAGATCGATCCCCCCTCCGCGACCTTCACCGTCGACCTCGGCGGCATCGACGACAAGGTGCTGAACGCGGGCGGATACAAGCTGTCGCTCAGGCCGGCCGACCCTTCCCTGCCGCCGGTTGAGGCCGCCGTTGTCAACACCTCGAAAGAGGGCGTGGGCCGCAAGGCGGGGTTCGAGCGTGTGACTCTCAAGCTCGACATGCCCGATGGAAAACTCTGGTCGCCCGAGTCGCCGAATTTATACGAGGCTACCCTGGAACTGAGCGGATTGGGAGCACCGGCCGACCGCGTGCAGACCTATTTCGGCCTGCGCACGATCGCGCGCGGCAAGGTGGGCGATGAGCTGTTCGAGCGCATCCTGCTCAACGGCAAGCCGGTCTACCTGCGCGGGGCGCTCGATCAGTCGTTCAACCCCAAGGGGGTCTACACCGCACCGTCGGATGCCTTCCTGAAAGGGGACATCGAGCTGGCGAAGCGGCTGGGCCTGAACATGCTCCGCATCCACATCAAACCCGATGAGCCGAGGCGCCTCTACTGGGCCGATAGGCTAGGCATGCTCATCATGGAGGACATGCCCAACACCTGGCAGCAGAACGAGGAGGCGCGGTCCGCCTGGGAGCACGGCATGCGCGAGACCATGCTCCGCGACCGCAATCATCCCGGGATTATTTCATGGGTCGCCTTCAATGAGACCTGGGGCCTCGGCCGGCCCGAACGCTACAAGGAAGACAGGTCCACCCAGCGTTGGGTCAAGGACATGGTCGCCGCTATCCGCACGATTGACCCCACCCGGCTCGTCGAGGATAACAGCCCCTGCAACGAGGATCACGTCGGCGAGACCACCGACCTGAATAGCTGGCACTTCTACATCGACGACCATGCCGAAGCCGCCGCCCACCTGACCCGGGTCGTCGACGGCAGCAAGCCCGGCAGCCCCTTCAACCACTGCCCCGGCGAGCGGATGAACTCCGCCCCGCTCATCAATAGCGAATACGGCGGCGTCTCGGCCGGCAGCGGCGACCGCGACGTCTCCTGGTCGTTCCGCGACCTGACGACCCTGATGCGCAAGCAAAACGCCATCCAAGGGTATGTCTACACCGAGCTCTCCGACATCGAGTGGGAGCACAACGGGTTCGTCGACTACGACCGCTCCCTCAAGGAGTTCGGCTACTCCGCGTTCGTCCCCGGCATGACCCCCGCCGACCTCAATGGGGCCGACTTCATCGGCTACGGCACCCCGCCGGCCATCGAGTCCAGGCCCGGCCAAGTCATCAGCGTTCCCCTCTTCGTCAGTCACTACTCCACCGTGGAGGAGGCCGCGACCCTGACCTGGTGGGTGGCCGGTACCGACGACCGCGGCGACAAGATCGAGACCGAGCCCCGCAAGGTGCCCGTCGCCTGGACGCCTTACGGGGTGGTCGACCTGAAGCCGGTCAAGTTCAAGGTCTCGTCCCCCCTGGTCGGCGCGCTCGCCCTGGTCCTGGAAGATGCCCGGGGCAAGCGGCTGGCGGCCAACTTCGTCAACGTCGTCATCCGCCCCGAGACGCGTCGCCCTCGCATCGAGCGCATCTCCGATCGAGAGGTCGCCATCCGGTTCTCGCCGGCCGACTTCGCCGAGTCCACCTGGTCGTCCCCCGGCCTGCCTTCCGAGGGCAAAGCGACTGGCCTCGGCGTCGGCTCCTTCGCCTACCGCCTCAAGCTCCCCGCCTCGGTGCGCGAGGCCGGCCCCGTCGCTTTCGAACTGATGGTGGAGGCCTCCTCCCACGCCGGCCGCGAGCAGGTCGACTGGCCCGAACGCATCAACCCCCAGGACAACCCCCAGACCGACGCACGCAAGTGGCCCTCCACCGTGGAAGTGTCGCTCAACGGCGGGCTCGTCGCCCAGGTCGACCTGCCCGACGACCCGGCCGACGCCCGCGGCGTTTTGTCGCACCTGGCCAGGGTCAGCCACGGCAGCTACGGCGTGCTCGTTGAGGTGGCCAGCGAGATTCCCGACCCTGCACGCTCGGAGATCGCCAAGGCCCACCCCTTGGTCCTCCGGCTGCGGGTTCCCGCCAGTCCACGAGGCACCGGCGGCCTTGCCCTCTACGGGGCCGACACGGGCGCCTATCCGTTCGACCCGACGTTCCTCATCAGGACCGCGCGCGACCTTCCCGCCGACCTCGGGGCGGACCCCGATGTCGCGATCGCCGTCGACACGCTGGCATCGAAGAAGCAGACGCTGATTCCGGCCGGCGAGACCTCGGCCAAGGCCGAATGGTCATACATCACCGAGG
It encodes:
- a CDS encoding glycoside hydrolase family 2 TIM barrel-domain containing protein is translated as MNTLQAILRRQPRAGGLALVLLAFGLMAGAAEIPRPEHPRPDAVRPHWANLNGPWQFRFDAEDKGKQAGLQKPGAQGFDRSIVVPFCWESELSGIHQPKGTSKIGWYRRSFDVPATFPKDQRVWIHFDAVDYRADVWVNGVHVAEHEGGYSPFSAEITDALATGGGNVLVVRAFDPTDPSLPTGKQVGWYTPTSGIWQTVWLEARPRAFVERWAVRTEIDPPSATFTVDLGGIDDKVLNAGGYKLSLRPADPSLPPVEAAVVNTSKEGVGRKAGFERVTLKLDMPDGKLWSPESPNLYEATLELSGLGAPADRVQTYFGLRTIARGKVGDELFERILLNGKPVYLRGALDQSFNPKGVYTAPSDAFLKGDIELAKRLGLNMLRIHIKPDEPRRLYWADRLGMLIMEDMPNTWQQNEEARSAWEHGMRETMLRDRNHPGIISWVAFNETWGLGRPERYKEDRSTQRWVKDMVAAIRTIDPTRLVEDNSPCNEDHVGETTDLNSWHFYIDDHAEAAAHLTRVVDGSKPGSPFNHCPGERMNSAPLINSEYGGVSAGSGDRDVSWSFRDLTTLMRKQNAIQGYVYTELSDIEWEHNGFVDYDRSLKEFGYSAFVPGMTPADLNGADFIGYGTPPAIESRPGQVISVPLFVSHYSTVEEAATLTWWVAGTDDRGDKIETEPRKVPVAWTPYGVVDLKPVKFKVSSPLVGALALVLEDARGKRLAANFVNVVIRPETRRPRIERISDREVAIRFSPADFAESTWSSPGLPSEGKATGLGVGSFAYRLKLPASVREAGPVAFELMVEASSHAGREQVDWPERINPQDNPQTDARKWPSTVEVSLNGGLVAQVDLPDDPADARGVLSHLARVSHGSYGVLVEVASEIPDPARSEIAKAHPLVLRLRVPASPRGTGGLALYGADTGAYPFDPTFLIRTARDLPADLGADPDVAIAVDTLASKKQTLIPAGETSAKAEWSYITEAPPEGWNKAEFDDQSWARGLAGFGSTGTPGLRIRTPWTGPTLWLRRTVDVPEIAPNDLLTLRLFHDEDVDLWVNGSPLFSEPGYVTAYRDVILDARQRALFRPGRNTFAVRCRQKEGGQGVDVGLSLFRTR